A segment of the Solanum lycopersicum chromosome 9, SLM_r2.1 genome:
AGGAAGAAAAGGGTACAAAAACAATGATCCTAAttatccttgtatttttatgaaaaggtcttggtaagaccAAATTTTATCTTAACCTACATAttgataatttgataaataaaatatttacctaATAGTGcacatacacaaaaaaaattgttgatgtgatttTAAATGGATTGTTCACATCCATtaagtaccccaatgattatgagatcacttgaaataaatgatgattcattttgatctcaagagaaggatgaagagattcttggtgatgaaactccatatCTTAATGCAGTCAGGGTACTAATGCATCTTGCTAACAATACTCGACCATATATctattttgcagtaaatttactggcaagattcggTTCCTCCCTAACAAAAGAACACTGAAATGACGTTATGTATATACTTGAATATCATTGAAGGACCATAGATATTGGTTCATTCTATTCTGAAGAATTCAAGTCAGAGctgattggttacgcagatgtagaatatttatctgatctgCATAAAGTACAATCTCAAACACGCTATTTGTTTGCATATAAAGACACAATAATATTCTGACGATCGATGAAGTaaatgttgctatgcagaaataaaatcCTCCATGAAGCAAGCTGAGAGTGCGTCTGATTGAGATAATGACACACCAtatgtgatttttttgaaaaagaatataccattggagacatcatcgcaaaaaattaattgatgttttaatcagggtgagtataatacgcgttgcactcttttttccttgaccgaggttttgtcccactggatTTTCCTGACAAGGTTTTTAATAAGGCAACAAATAAtgtgtatcaaaagatatgtgtactatttttccttcactagaattttttttccactgagttttttctagtaagattttaacgagacacataatatatagacatccaagggggagtccATTGAATAGTAGATTGTTCATTTGCTTTCTTCATGAATTTTTCTTATCATGTTTCTACATTTCCAAGGAGACATGAACCTTTGTAGATAACTATGTACCTATTAATTGGACATTAAATATGGTGACATTTTGGTTGATTTCTCtacctataaatagagatatcattcaccattgtaatacacttgaataagaagaaaattcatcttcttttatctatttctcttgtcttcttctctttataattatattctcaaagcttgattttataacactaATTTCTCAATTATTGAAAATTCTGCCCCATTATTGTTGAACTCGAGCTTTCTAACTATCACAATTCGATGTTTTAGAACGATAATTTCATGCTAGGTAACGATACCTTACAAACTAGAAGCAATTTTAGATGATATATATTACACCTACATGTAGGTGTTACCCCACAATTTCATGAACTTAATGTTTGACATATAATTCCACCATTAACATTAATAGTTTTAATCATTCTAAGGGATTAGCCAATTAATAAACAAAGAACTTCACCCCTAGCATTAGAAGAATCGCCCTTTAGGAATGGTTGAATGAGGTTTTGAAGCTTATGACAATAAACACGtaaaaactgacttaaaaatAGTTTGTCCTTTTCGATAGCAAACTTGTTTCTCTATATGTGGTGAACTATCTTTGCAATGCTAAAACATTTTATCAGCATTGacacattttaattaaataatcataatattttatttcatacttTGATAAGTCACAAAAGAACGTATTTATTCGAAATTTAAAGATTATTTTCGTAAATAAAAAAGCAATTGGTAAAAGGCTGATAAGGAAAGGCCAACTGAGTCATttccaattattattttttctatgacgaattaaattaaattatcagTACGTCATACTCTCCTGTGAACCTTGTGGTACTCATGCAGGATACAAACAAACAGATCATATTTGTCTTCGAAATCTCATCTTCTCTTTAAAAAgccattaaaaaaatattagtgtgaaggaaaaaagaaattgaatccaaaaacataaagaagaagaaattaaaatcaTGGGATCCAAAGAGCAAAAAAAAGCATTGCTCAATCAACAATTGGAGCAACTTGGTTCAATTACTAATTCCCCTTCTGTAAAACTactcttatctttatttttatttatttatttatttatgctgATTCTAGTAATTCAAAGGGATTAAGTAAATCTTTGTCtttctaattcattttttgtatgaaagaagaaatattaaatCCTTTTTTATTAGTTGATTGGAATAGTTAGTGTTTATTCATCTTCTAAATGAAACCAATTTATTGCAATTTAGTATTTTGAATTGGATTTCTAGACAAGATAGAATTTTAAGATGGACTAAGATCAACCTTTCTGCATTTCTACCTCTACGAGGTAACGGTGAAATTTACACATTCCttctaatatattatttatgagattttactgatatatatattgttgtttaCTAAGATCAATCATTATGCCTCTCCACTCTCCAATAGTTAGTGATAagatttgtgtatatatatacattatccTTCGTATATACCATTTATGGAGGTTTTACTGAATATGTTGTTATTTACTAAGATCAATCATTATGCCTCTTCACCTCCATGAGTTGGTGATAAAGTTTGCAtacattttatctttttcaaacttcacttataaaatttcattagatatgttgttgttctttACTATGTTCCACCTTTATGCCTCTTTACCTTCCTGAGGTAATAGTAAATTTTGCATACATTTTTCCCTCCTCGGTGACACTAGTGGGATGTAGGATTTCACTGCTATGTTATTGTTCTTGTGTACTAAGCTCAACCTTTCTCCAAAGTGTGTAGACAGggttaaaaagtaaatattttgagttatttGTATTGGTAGATTTATTTCCCAGAATATTGGTTAATTTTTCAGGTGAATAAGACATCAATCATTGCCCATGCATCGAAGTATATAGAAGAATTAAAGGAAAGGATTGACAAGTTAAATGAAGATGTTTCAACTTCACAACCTTATCATCATGACCATGAAGATGCCTTACCAGAGGTACGTATAGCTTAATTAtacattttcactttttttttcttctaaatagcttatccatatattatttattaccttctttttgaaactttttttttatttggggcatataaatcatgaatttgaactttctttttttgcaaaaaaatatatagcaGTTATAAGTACAAGTGGTAACAAATAGGAGCTTTCAAATCGATCAAAATACTCATACAACTATGTTTAAAATTCGAGAGTTACACATAATTAGTTTGACCATGAATTTGAACataaaacttttataatttGAGTTTGATCAATCTCAAAATTCGATagatttaacataaattatGACACGGAGGAAATAGTAACAACATTCTTCACAAAATACATCCCTTCTTTATcaaccattttttaaaaaaaatccatatatataagtgaagtagaaaattattactCCTTCTGTCCACTTAATTTAAACTttactaaaaatagatatttattttttatttataaagtttaaatgatggatatttatcatttagttattaatttatttttattattagctacaattatttctcaaaatagaatttattatattcaaaagatgaaataagatattttttattttatcaattaattttgttgTCTCATTTTACGTGGCGTCATTCCAGTTTGTAtgatatttaagaaataaagtAAGACTTTTATAGTTTGtgatatgaaataatttttaaatatttgtgtgactataaattatttaaaacgtaaaaaaaaattttaaattacttatTTCTCGATTCCGTTAAATCCATAAGAACATACACCAGATGTGTGACATTTAAATTGTCgtcaattattaaatatttggcTCTCGAAACTATATAGtattaactaataaaatcaaACATAGTGATTTGTGTCCAAGCTTCAATacattttcaagtaaaaattataaatcaaataaattttcttttttcccttaGTATGTTGTGAAGAACGATAAGATGTGTGCTTATTTTGACCTAATAAACCTTACAGATTTATTACGTAGACGATTGCGTTCACATCTACACGAACTCGTTGTTTATAGTTCGAAATTTTTCCATCATTTTTGGATATAGGATTAATTTGAATGACCCACAAATAAACTACTTATTTTCAATAACTCACGAGACCCTTTATTCCTTAGCTCACATAAACTACCAAAAGGACAACTTTATATTATTATCCTTTTGTActacattttatttgtatttttttgtttcgtCCATTTACCACACACACAAGTAATTACTAGAGAGTAGAGATTAAAAcgtttttcatgaaaaataatttttcgaaaaaatactatttacttattcttttaagaaataactacatttcaattttttgatgttacaattaattaatttatttttacgagCTCCAAACATATCTCTCCTTAGGAAATTTGCTtggaataagaaattaaaattttaaaagtaagaaTGATTATTTGTGCAAATAGGTAAAAAGTGACTTGTATATTGGTGTAAAAATCTTCATACTAATGGTGTATAAATCTTAAGCTGATTTCTTAAAGAGTTTAGGTTTGATGTATTGTTAGATTAAAAGATAGACAAATCCCGAGCGCACGACTCAAGTAAATTAGTGGCCTAAAGTCAAAATCAAACAGAGGTcttaaacataaattattaataacttttatatactTGATTTCTTCTAATATACATTTTCacttaataatataatcattctTATTCTAAATTATCTTTAATGAGATATACTACTTCAAATATGtgaaatttcttctaataataattctttcattttataagaaaaagtagctcttttataaatattattcgaTTAAAATAGTCCGTAATTTCTAACCTATTAACTATGACCCTTCAAATTTGAGGGTCTAAGACACATGTCTTTTTTTAATACTGTTTAGCTATCCTGGGTTACACCATCTGATCAATTACATGTAAATACTTTTGATAAAGATAATTTGATTGCTTTATAATAACTTTATCGTGTAGGTTATCGTAGAAACCCTAGAGAAGGGGTtcataataaatgtattttcagAAAAGAATTGCCCTGGTTTGCTAGTCTCAATATTGGAAGTCTTTGAAGAGCTTGGCCTTGAATTATTGGATGCTAGGGTTTCTTGTTCAGATTGTTTTCGACTTGAAGCTGTTAGTGATGTAAGATTTTCTATTTCTCTATTTAATTTACTTCATAttctacattttatttttaaatttatatacctttttttcttgtttgtggaacatagaatattttctttattttttatcaaaaaaaaaaatccctttGTTCAGTTTTACTTATCAATATTaatagttatatttttatttttatttgtcacttttaatatattaaaataataataacatattaattaattatttatcattcaAATAATTTCTCAAGATTTAACATCATATGTACATATGAATATCGtggtaaaaatacataaatcaataattatttcttaaaaataacatatcaaATCCAATATAGACTagtaaaaatgaacaaaaagaatgcTATGGTGTATAAGACACGATTTATGAAGttgttcttatttatttcttgTTAAGAAGtgttactattaaaaaaaaaagtgttatccattcatttcatattacttgattttatttatattaaaaacaaattggcatttttatttttccattttaataaatcaaaagagtTTAAtcatagttttttaaaaaaatattatgtcattATAAACAAAGTATTAATAaccaaatattaattttcaaagCACATATACTAACAAATTTAATACTAAACTAAACCcttgatataatatatatttataaaaatgtgtCAAAGTCAATAcacattaaattatataaaatagagGGAATACTAGTTATAATCTTTTAATTGCAAGGataaaactagaaaatataatgaattcttttctgattttctaaaacaaaaattattttgaaacttttcttttcttttcttttggactaaaaatttaatgaattagATGAAAAGAGTACTTGTATTCAAATACTTTTTGTCCAAATTGTTGTTTAAAACTTCACGTGTGACTTGTACAAAACGACCTCATTGTTTGAACCACACACCTTGGCTTTTTGATTGATTGTCACCATATACCAATTGATGAGTGCccaatttttaattattcttgtTTTCAATGTGATTTACTTTTTGTTTTAGtctgttttaaaataaatatacaattctATATTAAgcaatgattttaattttaaaatgtccatttatccttaataaaattatttataaccacataaatttctattatttattttgaactatagtttttttttaaaaaaatttgtgtcGAATCATACTACCTCACATAAAATAGAACGAAGAAAGTACTATATGTCCAATAATAGTTGTTCACTATTGACCTTACATActtaagaaacaataaaatagaatgttttaaaaaaaataatacgaaAATGATTATAATTAAAGATAAGTGCAATTTAGgaactaaaatataaaattatccattgattttataaaatgaacaaatattattGGGGATTTCTGAATAGTCTAGTGGATAACAATTGTTAGACGCAGGGAACAGACCCACACCACACGGTGGGGGTGTACGTGCACCCGATAACttccaaaaaaatcatatgtatttatattttgaaatactgATAGAAATTAAGATATAGTTAACAGTGTATCTATAAAAAGCATAGAAATTCCCTAGTGCAATTGATAGAAATTAGAGTTACCATTCTCTAGATTAGGGTTCAAATCCACTTaagcctatttttattttaaatttagcctatttttattttaaatttagctTGGACCTTATATTTGAGCTATGTTTATATTGGTGCACCCAAAACCTCCTCTGGTTAGACTTAGACGGGATGATATTTGggataatatttcttttaagaaGCTTTCACGTTTATCCACcaaaaactttaatttaattttcaatataaaagaaaagagtttgatTTGTCGACTAGTTTACTGAAGAAAATTAGAATTCACGGAGGAAAttgattttctaaataaataaatattatttaaataatcatatgagaaattaattttaagaaaaattatattataagatGTTCCTTTGTATTAACGGAATagtttaatcaattttatattctgacataacatttaattaatgatctaaaatattctttattaattaaaataatcaagaagagaaaaaaaatcatcattgtGATCATCTTTTACAACAAAAttcagaaaacaaaaaattacaagATTGTATTATACACGCATATCAATTCAATTTTGAGATAATTAATACATTACAAAAGCTAATACTTCTTAttctaattaatatttcaatattttcatttgttCGATTAGTAAactcaaattaattaaactcgTTTACTAAAATTACTGGCGATTGCatgtttctttttaaaatatgcaATCAGTAACATTAAAAAGAAGTTTAATTGTGTGAAATTCACCTGATTATACAATCAAATACATTTAACAATCATATCACTAATTAAGATAGTTACGTAGAGGAATTTTTACGAGACACTAGCTAGCTTAGGATTACCTAATACTCACGAGTGAACAAATGTTAACCATATCATTCCATTATTTGATTGTGTTTGATTGGACATTAAGTTAAAGAATtagaatatataattaataaaattattgaaatttgtaATGTAAAATTAGTCAAAGAtatttctgtaattataaaATCATCTCATTAGGATAAAATgagaacataaaaattaaattattactaaaaatagtactttattttgtttaaaactaaataaaaaacgaaatataaattgaaatagagagaataatacaaaattatgaTTACATGTGACTTCTTAATACTAGAAGTTAAACTACATTGAgtgataatataaaaaaatatatatattttttaccttatattatgactaaaaaaattgttactaTTGCAGAAGGAAGGAGAAATTGAATGCATAGATGCCCAAATGGTAAAACAAGCAGTGTTGGAAGCTATAAGGAATTGGAAACAACTCAATCACCAAGATTAATttaatcacatttacttattttctcCCTATGTTctttcaacaacaaaaaaaaaattcatcaaaataaataaatttaaaaaaaaacagaaaaaagggaaaataagcaaaaaggaGAAGTCCTGTTCGTAAATGCTGCATTTTATGGATTAATATTAATCAACATGATGACATAATCAATGCATTTTTTCTTGAACAATTTAAGATCATAATGTCCCATGCACTACGAGAAATATGATGTGCGCATCTtgtaaaattaatctaaaaaataCTTCATCTGTGCttaattattaatacttttaaattggcatacttattaaaaaataattagtttactTCTATTAATTACGAAatagatgaattaaaaatataagattttcaaaaagttttatCTTTTTCATGGTTTTGTTAATAGGTTATTTAGAAAACTATATAAGCCTAAATAAACCCTAAATTAACCATTCTAACTAACTCATCTaaaaacccaaaactctctccAAAATCATTTCTttagaagagaagaagaagaagagaagaagagagacATCAACCTAGGTCAAATTATCTTGGGATTAAAGCTTGATGTAGGGAATTGATCAAGTGTATATGAAGATCCTTCATCCATGAGTTCTTCCACCCATGGATCCCCCATAGTTATCCCTCTATTGTGAATCCAAAATACCCTAAACTAGTTAGGGTTCTGATTACATTGTGGGTAGAGTTTGATTGTGATTCCAAAATAGTggatatcattatttttatgtttatatgatgtttttcaTGTGAATTTCTTTATGAACCCTAATCTAAGTTGATGAAGGTTATCATGGTAGGTTTAAGCCATTAATGGTGAAATTGAAGGTTCATTAGAAACCTTCCTAA
Coding sequences within it:
- the LOC101267261 gene encoding transcription factor bHLH61-like isoform X2; translated protein: MGSKEQKKALLNQQLEQLGSITNSPSVNKTSIIAHASKYIEELKERIDKLNEDVSTSQPYHHDHEDALPEVIVETLEKGFIINVFSEKNCPGLLVSILEVFEELGLELLDARVSCSDCFRLEAVSDVGGLSLH
- the LOC101267261 gene encoding transcription factor bHLH61-like isoform X1, translated to MGSKEQKKALLNQQLEQLGSITNSPSVNKTSIIAHASKYIEELKERIDKLNEDVSTSQPYHHDHEDALPEVIVETLEKGFIINVFSEKNCPGLLVSILEVFEELGLELLDARVSCSDCFRLEAVSDKEGEIECIDAQMVKQAVLEAIRNWKQLNHQD